Proteins from a single region of Sebastes umbrosus isolate fSebUmb1 chromosome 8, fSebUmb1.pri, whole genome shotgun sequence:
- the areg gene encoding proheparin-binding EGF-like growth factor: MNPLVLTCLLCFVISGAVGALGSEATFSGELAGVTGGPASGEGLLSLLGDDDELEVDEDVSGADNGNFSLIDLHPSRDEKKKRKGKGKKRNKSKSKNTTPIIPEHTITNGYTSTLSTTEDPCTSTHLGYCIHGYCKYIEGLQEPVCICMKGYDGARCGIQSLGTIKTQPDQITNTELVQTVLVIIAVVLSVISCTAILLMTCAHYRSHKNFLASYLGTGTEQEKLQKPVGDVVV; the protein is encoded by the exons ATGAACCCTCTCGTCCTCACCTGTCTCCTGTGCTTCG TCATCTCCGGTGCTGTCGGTGCCCTGGGATCCGAGGCCACGTTCTCCGGTGAACTAGCTGGAGTGACCGGGGGTCCGGCCTCCGGCGAGGGCCTCCTGAGTTTGCTGGGCGACGATGACGAGCTGGAAGTAGATGAGGACGTCTCGGGAGCAGACAACGGAAATTTCAGCCTTATCG ATTTACATCCCAGTagagatgagaagaagaagagaaaaggcaAAGGCAAGAAGAGGAACAAGAGCAAGAGCAAAAACACGACTCCTATCATCCCCGAGCACACTATCACTAACGGATACACGTCGACTCTCAGCACCACGGAGGATCCCTGCACCTCCACCCACCTGGGCTACTGCATCCATGGCTACTGCAAGTACATAGAGGGCCTGCAGGAGCCAGTATGTAT ATGCATGAAGGGTTATGACGGGGCGCGCTGTGGGATCCAGTCTCTGGGGACGATTAAAACCCAGCCCGATCAGATCACCAACACTGAGTTGGTGCAGACGGTCTTAGTGATCATCGCCGTGGTCCTGTCGGTCATCAGCTGCACCGCCATCCTGCTCATGACTTGTGCTCA TTACAGGTCACATAAAAACTTCCTGGCATCCTACCTGGGAACTGGGACGGAGCAGGAGAAGCTACAGAAACCAGTCGGGGACGTTGTGGTGTGA
- the LOC119492316 gene encoding proepiregulin-like, whose amino-acid sequence MGTSKASALLSLIGVLLLWPYVLTKSVSSRLQTADSSSLSVSAVSGHGGERPHVEKRSTQNCESTHDNYCLNSGQCMLLVDMNEHHCKCEKGFYGPRCSNMEFVVKPMGEEQIIVTIFCVTLLIIGLAGVLYFCCKWYKKNKYPHQPKRQGYKGVQTA is encoded by the exons ATGGGGACCAGCAAAGCTTCAGCTCTCCTCTCACTAATCG GTGTCCTGCTGCTCTGGCCGTATGTTCTCACCAAGAGCGTCTCCTCCAGACTGCAGACGGCAGACAGCTCCTCTCTATCTGTATCTGCAG tttcaggacatggaggagagcGCCCTCATGTGGAGAAGCGATCGACACAGAACTGCGAAAGCACGCATGACAACTACTGCCTGAACAGTGGCCAGTGCATGCTGCTGGTGGACATGAATGAGCACCACTGCAA GTGTGAGAAGGGTTTCTACGGCCCCaggtgtagcaacatggagtTCGTCGTTAAGCCAATGGGAGAGGAGCAGATAATTGTGACCATCTTCTGTGTAACTCTGCTGATTATAGGTCTGGCAGGAGTTCTGTACTTCTGCTGCAAATG gtataagaaaaacaaataccCACATCAGCCGAAGCGGCAGGGTTACAAAGGAGTCCAGACAGCTTAG
- the epgn gene encoding epigen produces MFTQRQKHLANALLSAVAALLLLTTSAQSAMISNNLQTTETPALLNSSVTTQLNNSSMEEPRVLLSQQKPCRSEHENYCANGGTCMYPQDNDKPFCICTSMYAGERCLFIVAPTSHGPQIEFLIAFWFGVAMLFIFLVMIFSCCAYKIFKKSAKLIKSAPSQSV; encoded by the exons ATGTTtacacaaagacagaaacacCTGGCGAACG CCCTCCTCTCAGCGGTGGCAGCGCTGCTTCTCCTGACCACATCAGCACAATCTGCAATGATTAGTAACAACCTGCAGACCACAGAGACACCTGCTCTGTTAAACTCATCTGTGACTACACAGCTCAACAACA gcaGTATGGAGGAACCTCGGGTTCTGCTCTCACAACAAAAACCATGCAGAAGTGAACATGAAAACTACTGTGCAAACGGTGGAACGTGCATGTACCCCCAAGACAACGACAAACCTTTTTGCAT CTGCACGTCGATGTATGCCGGGGAACGCTGCCTCTTCATCGTTGCTCCCACATCTCACGGGCCTCAGATAGAGTTCCTCATTGCCTTCTGGTTTGGGGTCGCCATGCTCTTCATTTTCCTGGTGATGATCTTCTCCTGCTGTGCCTATAAGAT ttttaaaaaatCAGCGAAGCTAATAAAATCTGCACCGTCCCAGTCAGTGTGA